One genomic region from Euwallacea fornicatus isolate EFF26 unplaced genomic scaffold, ASM4011564v1 scaffold_55, whole genome shotgun sequence encodes:
- the LOC136349758 gene encoding uncharacterized protein, which produces MYSGFFEDYKKIILNSHQELILVRANDDCNALVQTAESTEKPRLTITKLCWRVPHLTVAIPQELALTEIIDKNIDILLTFRSWELVEYPELLETSRHNWPVKKSTKIETPRHVIFAFQKDKRENLKKDMSKFDHCDLRNVNVYLNSERYPYGDLQLDFKNNKFATLTQESIFTPSEFKDKAPLVYINCTHQRDLLQTGPVTMRVEFETAEKMSDKTTAYCLIIHDKIFSYNPLTKIKTHEILNVGLENSLS; this is translated from the exons ATGTACTCTGGTTTCTTTgaagattacaagaaaataattttaaattcacatcaaGAATTAATTCTAGTTAGAGCCAACGACGATTGCAATGCATTGGTGCAAACAGCAGAATCTACAGAAAAACCGAGACTTACGATAACAAAACTCTGTTGGAGAGTTCCACACTTGACAGTAGCAATTCCACAGGAATTAGCACTTACAgaaattattgacaaaaatattgacatcCTACTAACTTTTCGAAGTTGGGAATTAGTTGAATATCCGGAGTTATTAGAAACCTCCAGACATAATTGGCCGGTAAAGAAATCAACCAAAATTGAAACTCCTCGCCatgttatttttgcatttcaaaaagataaaagagaaaatcttaaaaaagatatgagcaaatttgatcactgtgacctacgaaatgtaaatgtctatttaaattctgaaagataCCCGTATGGTGATTTGCaactggattttaaaaataataaatttgcaacgct CACACAAGAATCGATTTTCACTCCATCAGAATTCAAAGATAAAGCACCCCTTGTTTATATCAATTGCACCCATCAAAGAGATTTACTTCAAACTGGACCAGTCACTATGAGagtggaatttgaaactgcAGAAAAAATGTCTGATAAAACGACGGCCTATTGTCTCATTATtcatgacaaaatatttagttacaatccacttacgaaaatt AAAACTCATGAAATCTTAAATGTTGGATTAGAGAATAGTCTATCATGA